The following is a genomic window from Crossiella equi.
AAAACGATCTCCGCCGCCAGGAGGGTCAGCAACGATGCGGTCCTTACCCCGAATCCTGCTCACGCTCGGCCTCGTGGCCGGCGGACTCGGCGGGGCGGCGCACGCCGCACCGGCCGCTCAGGCCCCCGAGGTCACCCAGCAGGTCCAGGACGCCCAGCAGGAACAGGCCGCGCCCGCCGTGCGGCCGTACATGGGCTGGAGCAGCTGGAGCCTGCAGACCACGTCCTTCCCGGGGGTCAACCCCCGCGGCCGGGCGAGCTTCCTGACCGAGGCGAACGTGCTCAAGCAGGCCGAGGTGCTGGCCCGCGACCTCAAGCAGTACGGCTACAACCACATCAACATCGACGCGGGCTGGTGGCACACCTGGGGCTGGGTGCCGCAGTTCGACGAGTACGGCCGCCCGAAGGCCGACGCGGAGAAGTTCCCGCACGGGATCAAGTGGCTGTCCGAGCAGCTGCACCGCAAGGGCCTGAAGTTCGGCATCTACCAGCCGGTGGGCCTGCAGAAGGAGGCCTTCGGCTACGACCAGGCCAACAAGAGGAACTTCCCGGTCCACGGCGCTCCCGGCTGCACCGGCCAGGACATCGTCTACCCGGACTGGCGCACCACGAACGGCTGGGACAACGCCTACAAGATCGACTTCGACCGCCCGTGCGCGCAGAAGTACATCGACTCCATCACCCGCATGTTCGGTGACTGGCAGGTCGACTTCTTCAAGCTGGACGGCGTGGGCCCCGGCTCCTGGAAGGAGGGCCCCAACTATGACAACCGCCCTGACGTCGCCGCCTGGCGCAAAGGCCTCGACAAGACCGGCCGAAAGATCATCCTCGAGCTCTCCTGGTCGATCGACATCAAGTACGTCGACGACTGGAAGAAGCACGCGACCGGCTGGCGCATCGACACGGACGTGGAGTGCTACTGCCCCACCCTGGTGACCTGGCAGAACTCGGTCGACGACCGCTTCAAGGACCTGCCGCCGTGGCTGGAGCACACCAAGCCGGGCCAGTGGCACGACCTGGACACCCTCAACGTCGGCAACGGCGTGATGGACGGCCTGACCCCGGACGAGCGCCGCACCTACATGACGCTGTGGGCGGTCACCAACGCCCCGCTCTACATCGGTGACGACCTCACCCAGCTGGACGCCTACGGCAAGTCCCTGCTGACCAACCGCGAGGTCCTCTCGATCAACCAGAACGGCATGCCCGCCAAACCGGTCAACACGGGCACCGACCAGCAGGTCTGGACGGTCAAGAACGCGGACGGCAGCCACACGGTGGCCCTGTTCAACCTGGGCGCGACCAAGGCGAACGTGGACGCCCCGTGGGCGGCGCTGGGCATCACGGGCCCGGCCCAGGTCCGCGACGTGTGGGCAGGCGCGAGCCTGGGCACCTTCAACGGCGGCTTCACGGCCGAGCTCCCGACCCACGGCACCCGCCTCCTCAAGATCACCCCAGGCGCCCAGGCCACGGGCCACGAGGCC
Proteins encoded in this region:
- a CDS encoding alpha-galactosidase D, yielding MAGGLGGAAHAAPAAQAPEVTQQVQDAQQEQAAPAVRPYMGWSSWSLQTTSFPGVNPRGRASFLTEANVLKQAEVLARDLKQYGYNHINIDAGWWHTWGWVPQFDEYGRPKADAEKFPHGIKWLSEQLHRKGLKFGIYQPVGLQKEAFGYDQANKRNFPVHGAPGCTGQDIVYPDWRTTNGWDNAYKIDFDRPCAQKYIDSITRMFGDWQVDFFKLDGVGPGSWKEGPNYDNRPDVAAWRKGLDKTGRKIILELSWSIDIKYVDDWKKHATGWRIDTDVECYCPTLVTWQNSVDDRFKDLPPWLEHTKPGQWHDLDTLNVGNGVMDGLTPDERRTYMTLWAVTNAPLYIGDDLTQLDAYGKSLLTNREVLSINQNGMPAKPVNTGTDQQVWTVKNADGSHTVALFNLGATKANVDAPWAALGITGPAQVRDVWAGASLGTFNGGFTAELPTHGTRLLKITPGAQATGHEAESPTSTLTGGAKLSDCAGCSGGRKVGDLGGGAVTLHGIQAPRDGDYTLRVGYTSGDPRSLAVSVNGAANTMFDLPPSPGWGTPATADLVVRLKSGQNTVTFSNPGSWAPDIDRIEVLR